From Mus musculus strain C57BL/6J chromosome 8, GRCm38.p6 C57BL/6J, a single genomic window includes:
- the Adam29 gene encoding disintegrin and metalloproteinase domain-containing protein 29 preproprotein, with translation MNMIEALLSMRVLFLTQVFGIFLCFPGLTKAGHLHYHSSIEVVIPMKVTEKTRGMNLPNWISYSLKLGGQRYIIHMKIKNLFLTRHLPVFTYSDQDSLLEDYPFVQDDCYYQGYVEGDSESLVSLSSCFGGFHGLLEINNIVYEIMPKKFSRKFEHLVYKVDSNKTESRGSSLMQDNITCQVELQKSGNPILKQSSFEDWWTHTKIVELVVVVDKTLYDHYGNYTVMLSDLYSVINIVDTIYEVIGIKILLVGVEVWNKKNLIVIDDVSKSLRLYCRWKASNFLHRLKHDVSHLFIYRHLRGLSGIGSTGGICDPKRSCAVVTFIDRTLNLRAIGVAHHLGHNLGMKHDEDICKCSYSKCIMHMDSPPIPKFSNCSYNYFWSYTVKNTRCLMENMYTKDIFDRTRCGNGVVEDKEQCDCGSLRNCTNDLCCMSNCTLSTGSSCAFGLCCKNCQFLPSGTLCRKRDNICDLPEWCNGTSHECPDDAYVEDGIPCGVSAYCYEKQCNDRNEHCRQIFGQNAKTASVHCYREINTKGDRFGHCGLQGPTYIKCKSNDALCGRIQCDNVVQIPNMKDHSTIHFALVKNVSCWGTDYHTGTSLTDIGDVKDGTECEQNHICINRHCVHISTLDSNCTPAFCNYRGICNNKHHCHCNFHWDPPNCMIRGHGGSVDSGLPPKTNKKKHFFYLLLLQLIILACLLSCLLWLLFNIKGSKRKPQVQPTPVKTKKVSKKVPSQKPSPVPSPSLPQLRMPSRSASPTSSIKSTN, from the coding sequence ATGAATATGATTGAAGCATTATTATCCATGAGAGTCTTGTTCCTGACACAAGTGTTTgggattttcctgtgttttcctggACTCACAAAGGCTGGACATCTGCACTACCACAGTTCCATAGAAGTGGTGATTCCCATGAAGGTAACTGAGAAAACCAGAGGAATGAACCTTCCAAATTGGATCTCCTATAGCCTTAAACTTGGAGGCCAGAGATACATcatccacatgaagatcaagaatCTTTTTCTAACCAGGCACCTTCCAGTGTTCACCTACTCTGATCAGGACTCTCTGCTTGAAGATTACCCTTTTGTACAGGATGACTGCTACTACCAAGGTTATGTGGAGGGTGACTCAGAATCATTAGTTTCCCTCAGTTCCTGTTTTGGAGGCTTTCATGGACTATTAGAGATAAATAATATTGTTTATGAAATTATGCCCAAGAAGTTTTCTAGGAAATTTGAACATCTGGTCTATAAAGTGGACAGTAATAAAACAGAATCAAGGGGTTCCAGCCTTATGCAAGATAACATAACATGCCAAGTAGAGTTACAAAAAAGTGGTAATCCCATTCTCAAGCAAAGTAGTTTTGAAGACTGGTGGACCCATACTAAAATTGTTGAATTAGTAGTGGTGGTGGATAAGACTCTATATGACCACTATGGAAATTATACAGTAATGCTGTCAGATCTGTATTCTGTGATAAATATAGTGGATACCATTTATGAGGTAATTGGTATTAAAATATTATTGGTTGGTGTGGAGGTTTGGAATAAGAAAAATCTTATTGTGATAGATGACGTAAGTAAATCTCTAAGACTATATTGCCGGTGGAAAGCCTCAAACTTTCTTCATCGTTTAAAACATGATGTCTCGCATCTTTTCATATATAGGCACTTGAGAGGATTAAGTGGCATAGGTTCCACTGGGGGGATTTGTGATCCAAAACGTAGTTGTGCAGTTGTTACTTTCATAGACAGAACTTTGAACCTTCGTGCCATTGGAGTGGCTCATCACTTAGGTCATAATTTGGGCATGAAACATGATGAAGATATATGTAAGTGTAGTTACAGTAAATGTATAATGCACATGGACAGCCCACCGATACCCAAATTCAGCAATTGTAGCTATAATTACTTTTGGTCTTACACTGTAAAGAACACAAGGTGTTTGATGGAAAACATGTACACAAAGGATATCTTTGACAGGACACGCTGTGGAAATGGTGTTGTTGAAGACAAAGAACAATGTGACTGTGGATCATTAAGGAATTGTACAAATGACCTTTGTTGCATGTCAAACTGCACTCTGAGTACTGGGTCTTCCTGTGCCTTTGGACTTTGCTGCAAAAACTGTCAGTTTTTACCATCAGGGACTCTGTGtagaaaaagggataacatttgtgACCTTCCAGAGTGGTGCAATGGGACGTCCCATGAATGTCCAGATGATGCTTATGTAGAAGATGGAATTCCCTGTGGGGTCTCAGCCTATTGCTATGAAAAGCAATGTAATGACCGCAATGAGCACTGTAGGCAAATTTTTGGCCAGAATGCAAAGACTGCAAGTGTACATTGCTACAGAGAAATAAACACTAAAGGTGATCGTTTTGGCCATTGTGGTCTTCAGGGACCTACTTACATAAAATGTAAAAGCAATGATGCTCTTTGTGGAAGAATTCAATGTGATAATGTGGTACAAATTCCCAATATGAAAGATCACAGTACTATTCACTTTGCTCTTGTCAAAAATGTATCTTGCTGGGGCACTGATTACCACACTGGGACAAGCCTAACTGATATAGGCGATGTGAAAGATGGCACAGAGTGTGAGCAAAATCATATCTGTATCAATAGGCATTGTGTACATATATCTACATTAGACAGCAACTGTACACCTGCATTCTGTAATTACAGGGGCATCTGTAACAATAAACATCACTGCCACTGCAACTTCCACTGGGATCCTCCTAACTGTATGATTAGAGGACATGGAGGTAGTGTAGACAGTGGCTTACCtcctaaaacaaataaaaagaaacatttcttctATCTGCTTCTATTACAGCTCATTATTTTGGCTTGCCTTTTAAGTTGTCTTCTTTGGCTACTTTTTAATATAAAAGGAAGTAAACGAAAGCCCCAAGTTCAGCCTACACctgtaaaaacaaagaaagtttCAAAGAAAGTTCCAAGCCAAAAACCGAGTCCAGTGCCTTCCCCGAGTCTACCTCAATTAAGAATGCCATCACGATCTGCTTCACCAACATCATCCATAAAAAGTACCAATTAA